In Carya illinoinensis cultivar Pawnee chromosome 7, C.illinoinensisPawnee_v1, whole genome shotgun sequence, the following are encoded in one genomic region:
- the LOC122315467 gene encoding disease resistance protein RPV1-like has product MTKLRIFKIDHRCFYGNSSAIEWNGDPLKSLSSNELRVIELVRYPLKSFPSNFQSDNLIDLSMRESQVKQLWKGSKSLGSLKRIDLSWSKNLIETPDFSGSPNLETLNFSWCRSLSKVHPSIGVLKRLKLLDINSCGRLKNLPDKINLKSLEKISLYNCLRLEKFPDIVGDMTSLKEVTLGYTAIKELPLSFKNLSGISRGLFLDGCKNLSIFPSVIYSLSSLTKLD; this is encoded by the exons ATGACAAAGTTAAGGATTTTTAAGATTGACCATCGCTGCTTTTATGGCAACTCATCAGCAATTGAATGGAATGGAGATCCTTTAAAATCCTTGTCATCCAATGAGTTGCGAGTCATAGAATTAGTTCGGTATCCTTTGAAATCCTTTCCGAGCAATTTCCAATCCGATAATCTGATTGATCTCAGCATGCGTGAAAGCCAAGTAAAACAACTATGGAAGGGATCTAAG AGTTTAGGAAGCTTGAAACGCATTGACCTGAGTTGGTCCAAAAACCTGATCGAGACACCAGATTTCAGCGGAAGCCCAAATCTTGAGACACTAAACTTTTCATGGTGTAGAAGTTTGTCTAAGGTCCACCCATCCATTGGAGTTCTCAAACGGCTTAAATTGCTGGATATAAATTCCTGCGGACGTCTTAAAAACCTTCCAgacaaaatcaatttgaaatcTCTTGAAAAAATTTCTCTTTATAATTGTTTAAGACTTGAGAAGTTTCCAGATATTGTGGGAGATATGACATCTTTGAAGGAAGTTACTTTGGGTTATACTGCCATAAAAGAATTGCCGTTATCATTTAAGAATTTATCCGGCATTTCTAGAGGATTGTTTTTAGATGGCTGCAAAAACCTTTCGATTTTCCCCAGTGTTATATATAGTTTGTCATCTCTTACAAAACTGGATTAA
- the LOC122317109 gene encoding UDP-rhamnose/UDP-galactose transporter 1-like isoform X2, producing the protein MMVMESEKKLSAVSDVGAWAMNVISSVGIIMANKQLMSANGYAFCFATTLTGFHFAVTALVGLVSNATGLSASKHVPMWELLWFSIVANMSITGMNLSLMLNSVGFYQISKLSMIPVVCVMEWMLHSKRYSREVKTSVVVVVLGVGVCTVTDVKVNAKGFLCACVAVLSTSLQQITIGSLQKKYSIGSFELLSKTAPIQALSLLILGPFVDYYLTGRFITNYQMSSGAIFFILLSCSLAVFCNVSQYLCIGRFSAVSFQVLGHMKTVCVLTLGWLLFDSAMTFKNIMGMILAVVGMVIYSWAVEVEKQSNTKTAPHSKNSMTEEEIQLLKDGVESVLVKDVELLGESKG; encoded by the exons ATGATGGTGATGGAGAGCGAGAAGAAGTTGTCGGCAGTGTCGGATGTCGGAGCGTGGGCCATGAACGTCATCAGTTCCGTCGGAATTATCATGGCCAACAAGCAGCTCATGTCTGCCAACGGCTATGCTTTCTGCTTCg CTACAACTTTAACTGGGTTCCACTTCGCCGTAACCGCACTGGTTGGTCTGGTCTCAAATGCTACTGGTTTGTCCGCATCAAAGCATGTTCCTATGTGGGAGCTTCTCTGGTTCTCAATTGTTGCCAATATGTCAATCACAGGGATGAACTTGAGCCTCATGCTCAACTCAGTCGGATTCTACCAA ATTTCAAAACTTAGCATGATTCCAGTGGTCTGCGTGATGGAGTGGATGCTTCACAGCAAACGGTACTCAAGGGAAGTCAAGACGTCTGTTGTAGTCGTAGTACTTGGCGTAGGTGTTTGCACAGTAACCGATGTGAAAGTTAATGCCAAAGGTTTTCTATGTGCCTGTGTTGCAGTTTTGTCTACATCTTTGCAGCAGATT ACAATTGGCTCCCTGCAGAAGAAGTACTCAATTGGATCATTTGAATTGCTGAGTAAGACTGCCCCAATTCAGGCCCTCTCTCTTCTCATTCTTGGCCCATTTGTTGACTACTACCTTACCGGCAGATTTATTACAAACTACCAGATGTCTTCTGGTGCCATT tttttcaTACTTCTTTCATGCTCCCTAGCAGTGTTCTGTAATGTGAGCCAGTACCTATGCATTGGGCGCTTCTCAGCTGTCTCCTTCCAGGTTTTAGGTCACATGAAAACAGTGTGTGTCCTCACACTGGGGTGGCTACTCTTCGATTCAGCAATGACTTTCAAGAACATCATGGGGATGATTCTTGCTGTCGTCGGTATGGTAATTTATAGTTGGGCTGTGGAGGTTGAAAAACAGTCAAACACGAAGACAGCCCCCCATTCGAAAAACAGCATGACAGAAGAGGAAATCCAACTTTTGAAGGATGGAGTGGAGAGTGTTCTTGTGAAGGATGTTGAACTACTTGGTGAATCTAAAGGATAG
- the LOC122317109 gene encoding UDP-rhamnose/UDP-galactose transporter 1-like isoform X1 codes for MLSASVTSLSLSLSRISLFFFVCFRSQISRPPTLHLYLDFFLFWPPPPTTLTGFHFAVTALVGLVSNATGLSASKHVPMWELLWFSIVANMSITGMNLSLMLNSVGFYQISKLSMIPVVCVMEWMLHSKRYSREVKTSVVVVVLGVGVCTVTDVKVNAKGFLCACVAVLSTSLQQITIGSLQKKYSIGSFELLSKTAPIQALSLLILGPFVDYYLTGRFITNYQMSSGAIFFILLSCSLAVFCNVSQYLCIGRFSAVSFQVLGHMKTVCVLTLGWLLFDSAMTFKNIMGMILAVVGMVIYSWAVEVEKQSNTKTAPHSKNSMTEEEIQLLKDGVESVLVKDVELLGESKG; via the exons ATGCTTTCTGCTTCggttacctctctctctctctctctctctcgcatttCCCTCTTCTTTTTCGTATGTTTTAGATCTCAGATCTCCCGCCCTCCGACCCTTCACCTCTACCTCGATTTTTTCCTGTTTTGGCCGCCCCCTC CTACAACTTTAACTGGGTTCCACTTCGCCGTAACCGCACTGGTTGGTCTGGTCTCAAATGCTACTGGTTTGTCCGCATCAAAGCATGTTCCTATGTGGGAGCTTCTCTGGTTCTCAATTGTTGCCAATATGTCAATCACAGGGATGAACTTGAGCCTCATGCTCAACTCAGTCGGATTCTACCAA ATTTCAAAACTTAGCATGATTCCAGTGGTCTGCGTGATGGAGTGGATGCTTCACAGCAAACGGTACTCAAGGGAAGTCAAGACGTCTGTTGTAGTCGTAGTACTTGGCGTAGGTGTTTGCACAGTAACCGATGTGAAAGTTAATGCCAAAGGTTTTCTATGTGCCTGTGTTGCAGTTTTGTCTACATCTTTGCAGCAGATT ACAATTGGCTCCCTGCAGAAGAAGTACTCAATTGGATCATTTGAATTGCTGAGTAAGACTGCCCCAATTCAGGCCCTCTCTCTTCTCATTCTTGGCCCATTTGTTGACTACTACCTTACCGGCAGATTTATTACAAACTACCAGATGTCTTCTGGTGCCATT tttttcaTACTTCTTTCATGCTCCCTAGCAGTGTTCTGTAATGTGAGCCAGTACCTATGCATTGGGCGCTTCTCAGCTGTCTCCTTCCAGGTTTTAGGTCACATGAAAACAGTGTGTGTCCTCACACTGGGGTGGCTACTCTTCGATTCAGCAATGACTTTCAAGAACATCATGGGGATGATTCTTGCTGTCGTCGGTATGGTAATTTATAGTTGGGCTGTGGAGGTTGAAAAACAGTCAAACACGAAGACAGCCCCCCATTCGAAAAACAGCATGACAGAAGAGGAAATCCAACTTTTGAAGGATGGAGTGGAGAGTGTTCTTGTGAAGGATGTTGAACTACTTGGTGAATCTAAAGGATAG
- the LOC122317110 gene encoding indole-3-acetic acid-induced protein ARG7, translated as MRSSGNIVKKLLCCGAKSFASDSDADAVPEGHVRVNVGKDIVCKFDLEANYLNHPLFENLLRLSEEEFGYSYEGALRIACEIDVFQYLVNLLKTSNPSAHCMELPDLISKFQSANARHLPSQ; from the coding sequence ATGAGGAGTAGTGGCAATATTGTGAAGAAACTGTTGTGCTGCGGAGCAAAGAGCTTTGCATCAGACTCGGACGCAGATGCTGTTCCAGAGGGTCACGTTCGGGTAAATGTGGGTAAAGACATTGTGTGCAAGTTTGATTTGGAAGCCAATTATCTCAACCACCCTCTATTTGAGAACCTGCTTCGGCTCTCCGAGGAAGAGTTCGGGTATTCCTATGAAGGAGCCCTGAGGATAGCCTGTGAGATCGATGTTTTCCAATACCTTGTGAATCTGCTCAAGACCAGTAATCCCTCTGCTCACTGCATGGAACTTCCGGATCTCATTTCCAAGTTCCAGAGCGCCAATGCCAGACATTTACCTTCTCAATAA
- the LOC122316338 gene encoding uncharacterized protein LOC122316338, with product QSSSRPPLFCGDNYSFWKVRMRIFLQAQGREIWKCIVNGPYIPTKVVGGVKVKKEEEEFDRENDRLYTLNLTAMNLLYNALNGNEFNRIMNCATAKEIWDNLEVTYEGTSQVKESKIYILTHEYEMFKMNDDESISSMHTRFTNIINSLTALGKVYSKVEIVRKILNSLPKRWESKVTAILEARDLKKLEVNELIGSLITLDSGCSRHMTGDKTKFFDLRSKEEGHVTFGDNSKGKIVGIGKIGNESSLIIEDVLLVEGLKHNLLSISQLCDKGFTVTFKMDKCIILNDHDCNICFIAFRNNNVYTIDFEEITSQDAICLSAQNETSWLWHRRLGHANMELISKLSKNDLVRGLPKTYFLKDKICDACQFGKQTKTSFKTKKHISTTRPLQLIHMDLFGPNRVASLGGKYYAFVIVDDFSRYTWVIFLAHKDEAHNAFTKLCKRIQNEKGYTISSIRSDRGKEFVNKNIETFCDENGFIHNFSAPRTPQQNGVVERKNRSLQEMARTMLNENNLPSYFWAEAVSTACYVINRVMLRSKLDKTPYELWNEKKPNIGYFHVFGCKCFILNDRDNLGKFDAKSDEGIFLGYSTNSKAYRVFNKKTLTVQESMHVVFDEQIEPKNIDDALLDESWILAMQEELNQFERNDVWTLVPRPKNYTIIGTKWVFRNKKDESGVITRNKARLVAQGFNQEEGIDYDETYAPVARLEAIRMLLAYACYKDFKLFQMDVKSAFLNGFINEEVYVEQPPGFENHISPNHVFKLTKALYGLKQAPRAWYERLSGFLIEKGFSRGKIDTTLFIKYENDDILLIQIYVDDIIFGATNENMCQVFAKTMQEEFEMSMMGELTFFLGLQIKQAKSGTFINQSKYIKELLKKFGMENAKEIGTPMSPSTKLDKDESGKPVDSKIYRGMIGSLLYLTASRPDIMFSVCLCARFQSSPKESHLIAVKRILRCLSGTINLGLWYPKHTSFDLISYTDADYAGCKIDRKSTSGACHFLGHALVSWFSKKQNSVALSTAEAEYVAAGSCCAQVLYMKQQLEDFKLMYNHIPIKCDNTSAINLSKNPIQHSRTKHIEIRYHFLRDHVQKGDIMLEFTNTHDQLADIFTK from the exons caatctagtagtcggcctccactcttttgtggagataattactcattctggaaagttagaatgagaatatttcttcaagctcaaggtagagaaatatggaaatgtattgtaaatggaccttatattccaacaaaagtggttggtggagtaaaggtcaaaaaggaagaagaagagtttgatcgtgaaaacgatagactttatactttaaatttaactgctatgaatttattatataatgctcttaatggaaatgagtttaatagaataatgaattgcgctacggcaaaggaaatttgggataacttggaagtaacttatgaaggaacttcgcaagtcaaggaatcaaaaatttatattcttactcatgaatatgaaatgtttaagatgaatgatgatgaatctatttctagtatgcacactcgttttactaacatcataaacagcttgacagctcttggcaaagtttattccaaggtagagatagtaagaaaaattctcaactctttaccaaaacgttgggaatcaaaagttacagcgattcttgaagctagagacctcaagaagctcgaagtcaatgaactcatcgggtcacttatcacc ttagatagtggatgttcaagacacatgacgggagacaagactaagttctttgatcttagatctaaagaagaaggacacgtgacatttggagacaactcgaaagggaagatcgtgggaataggtaaaattggtaatgaatcttctctcataattgaagatgttctacttgttgaaggtttaaaacataatcttttgagcataagtcaattatgtgataaaggatttacagttacttttaaaatggataaatgcattattttgaatgatcatgattgtaatatttgttttattgcttttagaaacaataatgtttatacaattgattttgaagaaattacctcacaagatgctatttgcttgtcagctcaaaatgaaactagttggttatggcatagaagattaggtcatgccaacatggaacttatttccaaactttcaaaaaatgatcttgtgagaggtttaccaaaaacatattttcttaaagacaaaatttgtgatgcatgtcaatttggtaaacaaacaaaaacttcttttaaaactaagaaacatatttccactactagaccattgcaactgatacacatggatctttttggaccaaatagagttgcaagtctaggaggaaaatattatgcatttgttattgttgatgatttctctagatatacttgggtcatctttcttgctcataaagatgaggcacataatgcctttaccaagttatgcaagagaattcaaaatgaaaagggctatactatttcaagtatccgaagtgataggggaaaagaatttgttaataaaaatattgaaacattttgtgatgaaaacggttttattcataatttttctgctcctcgaactcctcaacaaaatggggtagtagagaggaaaaatagatctcttcaagagatggcaagaacaatgctcaatgagaacaacttgcctagttatttttgggccgaagcggtaagtactgcatgttatgttataaatagagttatgttaaggtctaaattagataaaaccccctatgagctttggaatgagaaaaagcccaacattggttactttcatgtatttggatgcaaatgttttattttgaatgacagagataatttaggcaagtttgatgcaaaatctgatgaaggtatttttctcgggtattctactaatagtaaagcttatagagtattcaacaaaaagactttaactgtacaagaatctatgcatgtagtatttgatgaa caaattgaacccaaaaatattgatgacgcacttcttgatgaatcttggattctagctatgcaagaagagttgaatcaatttgaaagaaatgatgtttggacacttgttcctagacccaaaaattatactattattggaacaaaatgggtttttagaaacaagaaagatgagtctggagtcattactagaaataaggctcgacttgtagcccaaggttttaatcaagaagaaggaatcgattatgatgagacatatgcacctgtcgcaagattagaagctattcgaatgctacttgcatatgcttgttataaagatttcaaactttttcaaatggatgttaaaagtgctttcttaaatggttttataaatgaagaggtatatgttgagcaacctccaggttttgaaaatcatatttccccaaatcatgttttcaaactcacaaaagcactatatggacttaaacaagctcctagagcttggtacgagagactcagtggtttcttgattgaaaaaggtttttcaagaggaaaaatcgacacaactcttttcattaaatatgaaaatgatgatattcttttgattcagatttatgttgatgatataatattcggtgctactaatgaaaatatgtgtcaagtttttgctaagactatgcaggaagaatttgagatgagcatgatgggtgaacttacattctttctcggattgcaaattaagcaagcaaaaagtgggacattcatcaatcaatcaaaatatattaaggaattactgaagaagtttgggatggaaaatgctaaggaaattggaacaccaatgagcccatcaactaaacttgataaagatgaatccggtaagccagttgactcgaagatatatcgaggtatgattggtagcttattatatttaacagccagtagaccagatattatgtttagtgtgtgcttatgtgcacgttttcaatcatctccaaaagaatcacatttaattgcagttaagcgcattcttagatgtcttagtggtacaattaacctagggttatggtaccctaagcacacatctttcgatttaatcagctacacagatgcagattatgctggctgtaaaatagatcgaaaaagcactagtggagcatgccatttcttaggtcatgcattagtttcctggtttagtaaaaaacaaaattctgttgcactatctactgctgaggcagaatatgttgctgcgggtagttgttgtgctcaagttctctacatgaagcaacaacttgaagattttaaactcatgtataatcacattccaatcaaatgtgataatacaagtgctataaatctttcaaagaacccaatacaacattctagaactaagcatattgaaataaggtatcattttcttcgagatcatgtgcaaaaaggtgatataatgttagagttcacaaacacacacgatcagttagcagatattttcacaaaa
- the LOC122315871 gene encoding DNA ligase 1 codes for MEQKGGDEEMDSLFEGMVLFNPSQLAADHQEEEEKDDEEEEDHHDDHGPPVPIDVRSTASTSSSSHTYSYSSSLPLDENLFSDLTIVTPPETQSQSQPPSSANDTDPTPISMETATTPVTPPISRQISRKKRRASLRIGYGRDAPSPSPPDAISDQIHTSDRSDANALVSEDEKTIEHDDQIRQGQQEQEEQQEEEEEAIVVDKEKESPSPELDFEHIKAQISEKLNRARELVASISAARKDSIRRRRKAAENVNLASIKHRELEKDLEEACEAEDFEKAERVSESLAAAEKEKQAFLIALRDAEAEADAIDSKMHAALEAQIAAEEQGISLLDRFAKDAANNADLVLQTAHSSSSEETDKWFSSTEALEVKKMELEIESHLIDEARQVLTNSIEHSIEDDKREKELLFRKKDILTDELEQLLELVKQKEKEIAENDSKIQAVEKKIADVFSGFQEMQSNVDTKYDKLRSSLSQMILEIEALSVKKKEIDEFFTREEGKSAKLREFVRVSTEEANAYREVVGLRKILMESILKAQEDKLRLVKTEEKLSEDVQVLQKDISDARASLQELSSRKSNIQQDIAALKQRILFIEKRVPELEAEKKVAAAARNFKEAARIAAEAKSSSVEKEGIQIDMESAVLGLKKLEEEITDTVNRLQETESLILSKEKEVAMARFHRLLLIAGAATAERAAALELGDLEEANLLLAEAETADSEAKKLQPIYNFKVAEFENLPSHFISMELVSNLGRKQLAELAAVVSPSVQ; via the exons ATGGAGCAAAAGGGGGGAGATGAAGAAATGGATTCGCTGTTCGAGGGAATGGTCCTCTTTAACCCTTCCCAATTGGCTGCAGACCAccaagaagaggaagaaaaggatgatgaagaagaagaagaccatcATGACGATCACGGTCCTCCGGTTCCGATTGATGTTCGAAGTACAGCATCGACCTCATCTTCATCACATACGTATTCATATTCGTCATCTCTACCCCTCGACGAAAACCTCTTCTCTGACCTCACCATCGTCACTCCGCCAGAGACCCAATCTCAATCTCAGCCCCCTTCCTCTGCTAACGATACCGATCCTACTCCAATTTCGATGGAGACGGCCACGACACCGGTAACCCCTCCTATCTCCCGGCAGATTTCCAGAAAGAAAAGGAGAGCTAGCTTGAGGATCGGATACGGTAGAGATGCCCCTTCTCCTTCACCTCCCGATGCTATTAGTGATCAAATTCATACTTCTGATAGATCCGATGCCAATGCTCTGGTCTCTGAGGATGAAAAAACAATAGAACATGATGATCAAATTCGGCAAGGacaacaagaacaagaagagcaacaagaagaagaagaagaagccattGTTGTTGACAAGGAAAAGGAGAGCCCTTCCCCGGAGTTAGATTTCGAGCATATTAAAGCCCAAATCTCAGAGAAGTTAAACCGTGCTCGAGAATTGGTGGCTTCTATATCTGCTGCCAGAAAGGACTCCAttaggaggagaagaaaagctGCTGAGAATGTAAATCTAGCATCTATCAAGCACAGGGAGCTGGAGAAGGACTTGGAAGAAGCCTGTGAGGCCGAAGACTTTGAGAAGGCAGAGCGGGTTAGCGAGAGCCTTGCCGCTGCTGAGAAGGAGAAGCAGGCTTTTCTTATTGCCTTGAGAGATGCAGAAGCCGAGGCCGATGCTATTGATTCCAAGATGCACGCGGCTCTCGAAGCCCAGATTGCTGCTGAGGAGCAAGGCATCTCGCTTCTGGACCGTTTCGCAAAG GATGCTGCAAATAATGCAGATTTAGTCTTGCAGACAGCACATTCTTCATCTTCGGAAGAAACAGACAAATGGTTTTCATCAACTGAAGCCTTGGAAGTCAAGAAGATGGAGTTAGAAATTGAATCACATTTAATAGATGAAGCTCGACAAGTATTGACTAATTCCATTGAGCATTCAATTGAAGATGACAAGAGGGAGAAAGAACTCCTTTTTAGAAAAAAGGACATCCTCACAGACGAACTGGAACAACTACTTGAATTAGtgaaacaaaaggaaaaggagATTGCAGAAAATGATTCTAAGATCCAAGCAGTTGAGAAAAAGATTGCTGACGTTTTCTCTGGTTTTCAGGAGATGCAATCAAACGTTGATACAAAGTATGATAAGTTGAGGTCAAGTCTTTCTCAGATGATCTTGGAAATTGAAGCTCTATcagtgaaaaagaaggaaattgATGAGTTCTTTACTCGGGAAGAGGGAAAGAGTGCAAAGCTGAGGGAATTTGTAAGGGTTTCCACAGAGGAAGCAAATGCTTACCGCGAAGTTGTTGGGCTGAGAAAAATTCTGATGGAATCCATTTTGAAGGCCCAGGAAGATAAACTGAGGCTTGTAAAGACTGAGGAGAAGCTTTCTGAGGATGTCCAAGTGCTCCAAAAGGACATTTCCGATGCAAGAGCTTCCCTGCAG GAACTATCTTCAAGAAAGTCAAACATCCAGCAAGATATAGCAGCCCTTAAGCAGCGGAttctatttattgaaaaaagagTCCCAGAGCTGGAAGCAGAAAAGAAAGTTGCTGCCGCTGCGAGAAATTTCAAGGAAGCTGCGAGAATAGCTGCCGAGGCAAAGTCATCTAGTGTTGAAAAGGAAGGCATACAGATTGACATGGAAAGTGCTGTCTTGGGGCTTAAGAAGCTGGAGGAAGAGATTACAGACACTGTTAACAGGTTGCAGGAGACAGAGAGCCTGATCTTATCCAAGGAAAAAGAGGTAGCAATGGCTAGATTCCATAGATTGCTTTTAATAGCTGGTGCTGCAACAGCTGAAAGAGCTGCTGCTCTAGAGTTGGGTGACCTTGAAGAAGCCAACCTTCTACTTGCTGAGGCTGAAACAGCAGACTCTGAAGCTAAAAAGCTTCAACCAATCTACAATTTCAAGGTGGCAGAGTTTgaaaatttaccaagccattTCATATCGATGGAACTTGTATCTAACCTTGGGAGAAAGCAGCTAGCAGAACTGGCAGCTGTTGTTTCTCCTTCAGTGCAATGA